The following nucleotide sequence is from candidate division WWE3 bacterium.
TAAGTAAATAGTAAGGTCATCGCCGCAAGAGGCGTTCACGGCAGGGAGTTTGTGGGTATAATCAGTTAGTTTGCCGTAATTGTGAGGGTGTTTATATTCGTTTATTAAATTAGATTTTAGATCCATAAAACTCCCGTCATTCCGGGCTTGACCCGGAATCTAGTAGATCCGATCGGTGTTACTGGATTCCGGCTCCGGGGCCGGAATGACAAAATTATTTAAAAACTTTAATTGCCTTCTTAACCCCTCTAATTAACGCCTCAACGTCGGACAGATCATTATAAAGATAAAAACTGGCCCGCACAGTTCCAGGAACTCCTAAAATCTTCATCAGTGGCGCGGCGCAATGGTGACCGCTCCGAACAGCAACGCCTTCTTGATCCAATAAAGTGGAAACGTCATGTGGATGTATCCCTTTAATATTAAAACTAACAATTCCTAGTGAATTAGTTGCGTCTAAATCTCCGTACACTGTAACATTTGGTATTTTTCTAAGTTCTTGACGGGCATAATCCGCTAATTCTTTTTCGATTTTTTCGACTTTATCGAGACCAGAGTTAGTTAAATAATCTAGAGACGCTTTAAAAGCAACTACGTCGGCAATGTTCGGTGTGCCCGCTTCAAACTTCTGAGGTGACGGTGCGTAAGTGGCCTCAAATCTTACAACCTCATCAATCATACTGCCACCGGTCAAAAACGGCGGCATAACGTCTAGCAAATCTTGACGACCGTACAGCACGCCAACTCCGGTCGGCCCCAGCATTTTGTGAGCCGAAAAAGCCAGGAAGTCACAACCTAATTTTTTAACATCTGTTTTAAGACTGGGCACAGACTGCGCGCCGTCGACTAAAACCAGGCAACTGGGAAACTTCTCTTTAACCATTTTAATGATGTTAGCTACAGGAACAATCGTTCCCAGAACATTGGAAACGGCCGTCAATGCCAGTAGTTTTATGTTCTTCTGCGTCTTTAGAATCTCATCGAGGCTATTAAGATCGAGCTGACCGGACTTGGCAACTTTAATAAACTGTAGATTTAAATGCTTTTCTTTAGCGAGAATATACCAAGGTATTAAGTTACTATGGTGCTCTAATTCTGTTGTAATTATCGTGTCGCCTTCGTGCAAGTTCGATCGACCCCAGGCGTAAGCGACAAGATTTATCGCTTCTGTCGTATTCTTTGTAAAAATTATTTCGGTGGGATTAGCATTAATAAATTTGGCGACGGTTTGGCGAGTCAGTTCATAAGCCTCCGTTGCCCGGTCAGCCAACGTATGGTTGCCGCGATGAACGTTAGCATTGTCATTTTCGTAAAACTTTGTTAGCGCTTCTATAAATTGACGTGGTTTTTGAGAAGTGGCGGCGTTATCAAGATAAACTAAATTGTGACCGTTAATTTTAGTATTTAATATTGGGAAATCATCTTTGAAGCTCATATATTAACCTCCTCAATGATACTCTTCTTCAGAAGTTGGTTAGCGGTTGTCTTCGATAAGCCGCGGTTTTCCGCGTAAAAAATCGCCGCTTCCGGCAGTCGCATCGTCACTACACCATGATGCGCTTCAGCATCCTTGTTTTTAACTTCTAAATCCGGGAAGACTGTCACCTTGGCTTTTTCCCCCTCAACCAATGTCTTAAAAATCATTGATCCTTTCGCACCGTTAGCTTTCTCGGAAATAAACAGTTTCCCGTGTACAGTCACTTGGGCTTCGCCTGCAGCGATCGCGACAATCAAAATCTGGCTATTTGTTTTTGGCGCTGTCTGAACAACATTTAAATCGACGTTTATTTTATCGTCGCCCTTTCCTTCGAAAAGTAATTTGACGACTTCTGTTTGACCGGGATTATCAAGTATCACGTTAATAATTTTATCTTC
It contains:
- a CDS encoding cysteine desulfurase, producing the protein MSFKDDFPILNTKINGHNLVYLDNAATSQKPRQFIEALTKFYENDNANVHRGNHTLADRATEAYELTRQTVAKFINANPTEIIFTKNTTEAINLVAYAWGRSNLHEGDTIITTELEHHSNLIPWYILAKEKHLNLQFIKVAKSGQLDLNSLDEILKTQKNIKLLALTAVSNVLGTIVPVANIIKMVKEKFPSCLVLVDGAQSVPSLKTDVKKLGCDFLAFSAHKMLGPTGVGVLYGRQDLLDVMPPFLTGGSMIDEVVRFEATYAPSPQKFEAGTPNIADVVAFKASLDYLTNSGLDKVEKIEKELADYARQELRKIPNVTVYGDLDATNSLGIVSFNIKGIHPHDVSTLLDQEGVAVRSGHHCAAPLMKILGVPGTVRASFYLYNDLSDVEALIRGVKKAIKVFK
- a CDS encoding SufD family Fe-S cluster assembly protein — its product is MPEDKIINVILDNPGQTEVVKLLFEGKGDDKINVDLNVVQTAPKTNSQILIVAIAAGEAQVTVHGKLFISEKANGAKGSMIFKTLVEGEKAKVTVFPDLEVKNKDAEAHHGVVTMRLPEAAIFYAENRGLSKTTANQLLKKSIIEEVNI